Proteins encoded within one genomic window of Chroicocephalus ridibundus chromosome 7, bChrRid1.1, whole genome shotgun sequence:
- the SEZ6 gene encoding seizure protein 6 homolog isoform X1: protein MGSPPPALLLPLLAALLRAPAHGFNGLARKAGESAEAEGEPTALPTPAEREAEARFVSTAPTLKILNHHPLLEDLLHEAFLKKDYLGQAPFLPAGPGPLLPLDALQPAPGPPAPEPPPRTPALPRAAFPTDPLTTPAGRPGPWGEAWGAVPAADTSWSPAGVPESSPVSPSQAPVTPSTSLGPPTGATMVPGDEEETTTTSTITTTTVTTLQGPAPCNRTLAGPEGWLVSPEPAGVPYDGSLDCTYTISVYPGYGVELKVHNISLAEGETLTVESAGGLEPTLLANESFLLRGQVIRSPANLLTLRFQSPRPPSPGSYQFHYQAYLLSCPFPARPAFGEVSVSSLHPGGDARFRCATGYQLQGAQRLVCRNATRPFWSTREPLCLAACGGVVRNATVGCIISPGFPGNYSNNLTCHWLLEAPTGHRLHLHFEKVSLAEDDDRLIIRNGNNVEAPPVYDSYEVEYLPIEGLLSTGRHFFVELTTDSSGAAAGMALHYEAFEQGHCYEPFVKYGNFTASDPRYPVGTTVEFSCDPGYTLEQGSTIIECVDPNDPQWNETEPACRAVCSGELTDAAGVVLSPNWPEAYGKGQDCIWGLHVEEDKRVMLDVRVLRLGTGDVLTFYDGDDLTARILGQYTGARGRFKLYASTADVTVQFQSDPGAGAFAYRQGFVIHFSEVPRNDTCPELPDIANGWKTSSQPELLHGTVVTYHCYPGFQLTGTDLLMCHWDLTWSGDLPSCERVTSCRDPGDAEHSRRVVSSPKFPVGSTVQYVCDKGYVLAGAGTLTCHDRVAGGPKWSDRLPKCIPETYEPCHNPGVPAGGRQSPERRLYPAGATLRFSCTAGRALLGEGSLRCLPGHPSRWSGSPPICKEASYNEFYSNRNLDAVAKAVPSGMALEGTNVAIAVFLPVLVVALLIGGIYLYFSKLQGKPALQLPLAGSHPYDHITVESAFDNPTYETGSVFFAGDEGV, encoded by the exons ATGGgctcgccgccgcccgccctgctCCTGCCGCTCCTGGCCGCGCTGCTCCGCGCACCGGCACACG GCTTCAATGGGCTggccaggaaagctggggagagcgCTGAGGCCGAAGGGGAGCCGACGGCGCTGCCCACGCCGGCGGAGCGGGAGGCAGAGGCTCGCTTCGTGAGCACGGCGCCCACGCTGAAGATCCTCAACCACCACCCGCTGCTGGAGGACCTGCTGCACGAAGCCTTCCTGAAGAAGGACTACCTGGGCCAGGCTCCGTTCCTGCCCGCCGGTCCTGGTCCCCTCCTGCCTCTCGATGCCCTCcagccagcccccggccccccggcccccgagCCACCCCCGCGCACCCCCGCCCTGCCCAGGGCCGCCTTCCCCACTGACCCACTGACCACGCCGGCGGGGCGGCCAGGGCCATGGGGGGAGGCATGGGGGGCCGTGCCGGCTGCCGACACCTCGTGGTCCCCCGCCGGGGTGCCAGAGTCGAGCCCCGTGTCACCCAGCCAGGCACCCGTCACCCCCAGCACATCCTTGGGACCCCCCACCGGGGCCACCATGGTccctggggatgaggaggagaccaccaccacctccaccatcaccaccaccaccgtcaCCACGCTGCAGGGGCCAG CCCCCTGCAACCGGACGCTGGCGGGCCCCGAGGGCTGGTTGGTGTCCCCAGAGCCGGCTGGTGTCCCCTATGATGGCAGCCTGGACTGCACCTACACCATCTCCGTCTACCCTGGCTATGGTGTGGAGCTCAAG GTGCACAACATCAGCCTGGCGGAGGGGGAGACGCTGACGGTGGAGAGCGCGGGGGGCCTGGAGCCCACCCTCCTGGCCAACGAGTCCTTCCTGCTGCGGGGCCAGGTCATCCGCAGCCCCGCCAACCTCCTCACCCTCCGCTTCCAGAGCCCCCGGCCACCCAGCCCCGGCTCCTACCAATTCCACTACCAAG CCTACCTGCTGAGCTGCCCCTTCCCGGCACGGCCGGCTTTCGGGGAGGTCTCGGTCAGCAGCCTGCACCCCGGCGGGGACGCCCGCTTCCGCTGCGCCACCGGTTACCAGCTACAGGGTGCCCAGCGTCTGGTCTGCCGCAATGCCACCCGTCCCTTCTGGAGCACCCGCGAGCCCCTCTGCCTTG CGGCATGTGGTGGGGTGGTCCGGAACGCCACAGTGGGATGCATCATCTCGCCCGGCTTCCCCGGGAACTACAGCAACAACCTGACGTGCCACTGGCTGCTGGAGGCACCCACTGGTCACCGCCTGCACCTCCACTTCGAGAAGGTCTCGCTGGCAGAGGATGATGACAG ACTCATCATCCGCAATGGCAACAACGTGGAGGCGCCACCGGTGTACGACTCCTACGAGGTGGAGTACCTGCCCATCGAGGGGCTGCTCAGCACCGGGCGCCACTTCTTCGTGGAGCTCACCACCGACAGCAGCGGGGCCGCTGCGGGCATGGCGCTGCACTATGAGG CCTTCGAGCAAGGGCATTGCTACGAGCCCTTCGTCAAGTATGGGAACTTCACGGCCAGCGACCCCCGGTACCCTGTGGGCACCACGGTGGAGTTCAGCTGCGACCCCGGCTACACACTGGAGCAGGGCTCCACCATCATCGAGTGTGTCGACCCCAATGACCCACAGTGGAACGAGACGGAGCCGGCGTGCCGTG CGGTGTGCAGTGGGGAGCTGACGGACGCGGCCGGCGTGGTGCTGTCACCCAACTGGCCGGAGGCGTACGGCAAGGGCCAGGACTGCATCTGGGGGCTGCACGTGGAGGAGGACAAGCGCGTCATGCTGGACGTCCGCGT GCTGCGGCTGGGCACAGGGGACGTGCTGACCTTCTACGACGGGGATGACCTGACGGCGCGCATCCTGGGCCAGTACACGGGCGCCCGTGGCCGCTTCAAGCTCTACGCCTCCACCGCCGATGTCACCGTCCAGTTCCAGTCCGACCCTGGCGCCGGCGCCTTCGCCTATCGGCAAGGCTTTGTCATCCACTTCTCCG AGGTCCCCCGTAACGACACCTGCCCCGAGCTGCCAGACATTGCCAACGGCTGGAAGACGTCCTCGCAGCCGGAGCTGCTCCACGGCACCGTGGTCACCTACCATTGCTACCCCGGCTTCCAGCTGACCGGCACCGATCTCCTGATGTGCCACTGGGACCTGACGTGGAGTGGCGACCTCCCCTCCTGCGAGCGCG TGACCTCCTGCCGGGACCCCGGGGATGCCGAGCACAGCCGCAGGGTGGTCTCCAGCCCTAAATTCCCAGTGGGATCCACCGTGCAGTACGTCTGTGACAAGGGCTACGTCCTGGCGGGCGCCGGGACCCTCACCTGCCACGACCGCGTCGCAGGGGGACCAAAGTGGAGCGACCGTCTCCCCAAGTGCATCC CGGAGACGTACGAGCCTTGCCACAATCCCGGCGTGCCGGCCGGCGGGCGGCAGAGCCCCGAGCGGCGGCTGTACCCGGCGGGAGCCACCTTACGCTTCTCCTGCACCGCTGGCCGGGCGCTGCTGGGCGAGGgcagcctgcgctgcctgccCGGGCACCCCTCGCGCTGGAGCGGCTCGCCTCCCATCTGCAAGGAGG CCTCCTACAATGAGTTTTACAGCAACCGCAACCTGGACG CCGTGGCCAAGGCCGTGCCCTCAGGGATGGCACTGGAGGGCACCAACGTCGCCATCGCTGTCTTCCTGCCCGTGCTGGTGGTGGCCCTGCTCATCGGGGGCATTTACCTCTACTTCTCCAA GCTCCAGGGGAAGCCggccctgcagctgcccctcGCTGGCTCCCACCCCTACGACCACATCACCGTGGAGTCGGCTTTTGACAACCCCACCTATGAGACAGGA
- the SEZ6 gene encoding seizure protein 6 homolog isoform X2, giving the protein MGSPPPALLLPLLAALLRAPAHGFNGLARKAGESAEAEGEPTALPTPAEREAEARFVSTAPTLKILNHHPLLEDLLHEAFLKKDYLGQAPFLPAGPGPLLPLDALQPAPGPPAPEPPPRTPALPRAAFPTDPLTTPAGRPGPWGEAWGAVPAADTSWSPAGVPESSPVSPSQAPVTPSTSLGPPTGATMVPGDEEETTTTSTITTTTVTTLQGPAPCNRTLAGPEGWLVSPEPAGVPYDGSLDCTYTISVYPGYGVELKVHNISLAEGETLTVESAGGLEPTLLANESFLLRGQVIRSPANLLTLRFQSPRPPSPGSYQFHYQAYLLSCPFPARPAFGEVSVSSLHPGGDARFRCATGYQLQGAQRLVCRNATRPFWSTREPLCLAACGGVVRNATVGCIISPGFPGNYSNNLTCHWLLEAPTGHRLHLHFEKVSLAEDDDRLIIRNGNNVEAPPVYDSYEVEYLPIEGLLSTGRHFFVELTTDSSGAAAGMALHYEAFEQGHCYEPFVKYGNFTASDPRYPVGTTVEFSCDPGYTLEQGSTIIECVDPNDPQWNETEPACRAVCSGELTDAAGVVLSPNWPEAYGKGQDCIWGLHVEEDKRVMLDVRVLRLGTGDVLTFYDGDDLTARILGQYTGARGRFKLYASTADVTVQFQSDPGAGAFAYRQGFVIHFSEVPRNDTCPELPDIANGWKTSSQPELLHGTVVTYHCYPGFQLTGTDLLMCHWDLTWSGDLPSCERVTSCRDPGDAEHSRRVVSSPKFPVGSTVQYVCDKGYVLAGAGTLTCHDRVAGGPKWSDRLPKCIPETYEPCHNPGVPAGGRQSPERRLYPAGATLRFSCTAGRALLGEGSLRCLPGHPSRWSGSPPICKEASYNEFYSNRNLDAVAKAVPSGMALEGTNVAIAVFLPVLVVALLIGGIYLYFSKLQGKPALQLPLAGSHPYDHITVESAFDNPTYETGETREYEVSI; this is encoded by the exons ATGGgctcgccgccgcccgccctgctCCTGCCGCTCCTGGCCGCGCTGCTCCGCGCACCGGCACACG GCTTCAATGGGCTggccaggaaagctggggagagcgCTGAGGCCGAAGGGGAGCCGACGGCGCTGCCCACGCCGGCGGAGCGGGAGGCAGAGGCTCGCTTCGTGAGCACGGCGCCCACGCTGAAGATCCTCAACCACCACCCGCTGCTGGAGGACCTGCTGCACGAAGCCTTCCTGAAGAAGGACTACCTGGGCCAGGCTCCGTTCCTGCCCGCCGGTCCTGGTCCCCTCCTGCCTCTCGATGCCCTCcagccagcccccggccccccggcccccgagCCACCCCCGCGCACCCCCGCCCTGCCCAGGGCCGCCTTCCCCACTGACCCACTGACCACGCCGGCGGGGCGGCCAGGGCCATGGGGGGAGGCATGGGGGGCCGTGCCGGCTGCCGACACCTCGTGGTCCCCCGCCGGGGTGCCAGAGTCGAGCCCCGTGTCACCCAGCCAGGCACCCGTCACCCCCAGCACATCCTTGGGACCCCCCACCGGGGCCACCATGGTccctggggatgaggaggagaccaccaccacctccaccatcaccaccaccaccgtcaCCACGCTGCAGGGGCCAG CCCCCTGCAACCGGACGCTGGCGGGCCCCGAGGGCTGGTTGGTGTCCCCAGAGCCGGCTGGTGTCCCCTATGATGGCAGCCTGGACTGCACCTACACCATCTCCGTCTACCCTGGCTATGGTGTGGAGCTCAAG GTGCACAACATCAGCCTGGCGGAGGGGGAGACGCTGACGGTGGAGAGCGCGGGGGGCCTGGAGCCCACCCTCCTGGCCAACGAGTCCTTCCTGCTGCGGGGCCAGGTCATCCGCAGCCCCGCCAACCTCCTCACCCTCCGCTTCCAGAGCCCCCGGCCACCCAGCCCCGGCTCCTACCAATTCCACTACCAAG CCTACCTGCTGAGCTGCCCCTTCCCGGCACGGCCGGCTTTCGGGGAGGTCTCGGTCAGCAGCCTGCACCCCGGCGGGGACGCCCGCTTCCGCTGCGCCACCGGTTACCAGCTACAGGGTGCCCAGCGTCTGGTCTGCCGCAATGCCACCCGTCCCTTCTGGAGCACCCGCGAGCCCCTCTGCCTTG CGGCATGTGGTGGGGTGGTCCGGAACGCCACAGTGGGATGCATCATCTCGCCCGGCTTCCCCGGGAACTACAGCAACAACCTGACGTGCCACTGGCTGCTGGAGGCACCCACTGGTCACCGCCTGCACCTCCACTTCGAGAAGGTCTCGCTGGCAGAGGATGATGACAG ACTCATCATCCGCAATGGCAACAACGTGGAGGCGCCACCGGTGTACGACTCCTACGAGGTGGAGTACCTGCCCATCGAGGGGCTGCTCAGCACCGGGCGCCACTTCTTCGTGGAGCTCACCACCGACAGCAGCGGGGCCGCTGCGGGCATGGCGCTGCACTATGAGG CCTTCGAGCAAGGGCATTGCTACGAGCCCTTCGTCAAGTATGGGAACTTCACGGCCAGCGACCCCCGGTACCCTGTGGGCACCACGGTGGAGTTCAGCTGCGACCCCGGCTACACACTGGAGCAGGGCTCCACCATCATCGAGTGTGTCGACCCCAATGACCCACAGTGGAACGAGACGGAGCCGGCGTGCCGTG CGGTGTGCAGTGGGGAGCTGACGGACGCGGCCGGCGTGGTGCTGTCACCCAACTGGCCGGAGGCGTACGGCAAGGGCCAGGACTGCATCTGGGGGCTGCACGTGGAGGAGGACAAGCGCGTCATGCTGGACGTCCGCGT GCTGCGGCTGGGCACAGGGGACGTGCTGACCTTCTACGACGGGGATGACCTGACGGCGCGCATCCTGGGCCAGTACACGGGCGCCCGTGGCCGCTTCAAGCTCTACGCCTCCACCGCCGATGTCACCGTCCAGTTCCAGTCCGACCCTGGCGCCGGCGCCTTCGCCTATCGGCAAGGCTTTGTCATCCACTTCTCCG AGGTCCCCCGTAACGACACCTGCCCCGAGCTGCCAGACATTGCCAACGGCTGGAAGACGTCCTCGCAGCCGGAGCTGCTCCACGGCACCGTGGTCACCTACCATTGCTACCCCGGCTTCCAGCTGACCGGCACCGATCTCCTGATGTGCCACTGGGACCTGACGTGGAGTGGCGACCTCCCCTCCTGCGAGCGCG TGACCTCCTGCCGGGACCCCGGGGATGCCGAGCACAGCCGCAGGGTGGTCTCCAGCCCTAAATTCCCAGTGGGATCCACCGTGCAGTACGTCTGTGACAAGGGCTACGTCCTGGCGGGCGCCGGGACCCTCACCTGCCACGACCGCGTCGCAGGGGGACCAAAGTGGAGCGACCGTCTCCCCAAGTGCATCC CGGAGACGTACGAGCCTTGCCACAATCCCGGCGTGCCGGCCGGCGGGCGGCAGAGCCCCGAGCGGCGGCTGTACCCGGCGGGAGCCACCTTACGCTTCTCCTGCACCGCTGGCCGGGCGCTGCTGGGCGAGGgcagcctgcgctgcctgccCGGGCACCCCTCGCGCTGGAGCGGCTCGCCTCCCATCTGCAAGGAGG CCTCCTACAATGAGTTTTACAGCAACCGCAACCTGGACG CCGTGGCCAAGGCCGTGCCCTCAGGGATGGCACTGGAGGGCACCAACGTCGCCATCGCTGTCTTCCTGCCCGTGCTGGTGGTGGCCCTGCTCATCGGGGGCATTTACCTCTACTTCTCCAA GCTCCAGGGGAAGCCggccctgcagctgcccctcGCTGGCTCCCACCCCTACGACCACATCACCGTGGAGTCGGCTTTTGACAACCCCACCTATGAGACAGGA
- the PIPOX gene encoding peroxisomal sarcosine oxidase, with translation MGTGTRTDMAAPSQPQQATYDAIVIGAGIQGSFAAYHLAQRHRDTLLLEQFILPHSRGSSHGQSRITRSAYAWMLYARMMPDSFRLWQRLEAEASTSLYRQTGLVVLGPAGDPELEGCRHSLGADHVLDATALAQRFPGLRLHAGEVAMWDGTGGVLFADRALRAVQDVFRRHGGTLRDGEKVLRIEPGAVITITTTTGVYRAPRLIIAAGAWTGAIVAPLGLRLPLQPLRIDVCYWREKEPGSSSAGRVGPCFMAVGLNQAPHGVYGLPALEYPRLVKVCYHHGSPVDPEERDRVPPGTPRPDVAILSSFISSYLPGLEPRPAVVETCLYTNTPDGDFILDRHPKFNNIIIGAGFSGHGFKLAPVVGKLLCELSLGEEPSHSTAPFAITRFPGVLRAAL, from the exons atggggacggggacgaggaCGGACATGgctgcccccagccagccccagcaggccACCTATGACGCCATCGTCATCGGGGCTGGCATCCAGGGCTCCTTCGCCGCCTACCACCTGGCCCAGCGCCACAGGGACACCCTCCTGCTGGAACAG TTCATCCTGCCCCACTCGCGGGGCAGCTCGCACGGGCAGAGCCGCATCACCCGCAGCGCCTACGCCTGGATGCTCTACGCCCGCATGATGCCCGACAGCTTCCGCCTCTGGCAGCGGCTGGAGGCCGaggccagcaccagcctctaCAG GCAGacggggctggtggtgctggggccggcggggGACCCGGAGCTGGAGGGATGCCGGCACAGCCTGGGTGCCGACCACGTCCTCGACGCCACGGCACTGGCCCAGCGCTTCCCGGGCCTCCGGCTCCACGCCGGTGAGGTGGCCATGTGGGACGGTACCGGCGGGGTGCTCTTTGCTGACCGGGCCCTGCGGGCGGTGCAG GACGTCTTTCGCCGGCACGGGGGCACCCTGCGGGATGGGGAGAAGGTGCTGCGCATTGAACCCGGGGCTGTGATCACCATCACTACCACCACCGGGGTGTACCGAGCCCCCCGGCTCATCATTGCCGCCGGAGCCTGGACCGGTGCCATCGTGGCACCCCTGGGTCTCCGCCTGCCGCTGCAG CCCCTGCGCATCGACGTCTGCTACTGGAGGGAGAAGGAGCCGGGGAGCTCCAGCGCAGGCAGAGTGGGTCCCTGCTTCATGGCCGTGGGGCTGAACCAAGCCCCCCATGGCGTCTATGGGCTGCCCGCCCTCGAGTACCCGCGGCTGGTGAAG GTGTGCTACCACCACGGTAGCCCCGTCGACCCCGAGGAACGGGACCGGGTGCCCCCGGGCACCCCTCGCCCCGATGTTGCCATCCTGAGCAGCTTCATCAGCAGTTACCTGCCCGGGCTGGAGCCCCGGCCGGCCGTGGTGGAGACCTGCCTCTACACG AACACCCCAGATGGAGACTTCATCCTAGACCGGCACCCCAAGTTCAACAACATCATCATCGGGGCCGGCTTCTCCG GCCACGGGTTCAAGCTGGCGCCAGTGGTGGGGAAGCTGCTGTGCGAGCTGAGCCTGGGCGAGGAGCCGTCCCACAGCACGGCCCCCTTTGCCATCACCCGCTTCCCCGGCGTGCTCCGGGCTGCGCTGTAG